A genomic window from Oceanobacillus timonensis includes:
- the miaA gene encoding tRNA (adenosine(37)-N6)-dimethylallyltransferase MiaA has translation MKKKVISIVGPTAVGKTSLGIAAAKQFQGEIISGDSTQVYIGMDIGTAKVTAEETKGVPHHMIDIIKPDQPFSAADFQAHVKYHIEAIHERGNLPIIVGGSGLYIQSVLFDYHFSDQRRDEELTKKLFQQIETEGPGKLYERLKQVDPEQAEKIHPNNHRRLVRALEVHELTGLTMTAYQKEQQVESPYDPFIIGLDMERSILYNRINQRVDNMIEAGLLEEVATLIEKGYKNCQSMHAIGYKEIVAYLDHRLSLEDAVHAVKQHSRKYAKRQLTWFRNKLDVHWYQLTEKESSQQKKLILKDLAGFLQE, from the coding sequence ATGAAGAAAAAAGTAATTTCTATTGTAGGGCCGACAGCAGTCGGAAAGACATCGTTAGGAATTGCTGCTGCCAAACAGTTTCAAGGAGAAATTATCAGTGGTGATTCCACCCAAGTATATATTGGAATGGATATCGGAACAGCAAAAGTAACGGCGGAAGAAACAAAAGGCGTCCCGCATCATATGATTGATATCATAAAACCTGACCAGCCTTTCTCGGCAGCCGATTTCCAAGCGCATGTAAAGTATCATATTGAAGCCATTCATGAACGGGGAAATCTTCCTATTATCGTTGGCGGGAGCGGGTTGTATATTCAATCTGTGTTGTTTGATTATCACTTTTCCGACCAGCGCCGTGATGAAGAATTAACCAAAAAGCTGTTTCAACAAATAGAAACAGAAGGACCGGGAAAATTATATGAGCGCTTGAAACAGGTTGATCCGGAACAAGCTGAAAAAATTCATCCTAACAACCACCGTCGTCTTGTTCGTGCATTGGAAGTTCATGAGTTGACCGGACTGACGATGACCGCGTATCAAAAAGAACAACAGGTGGAATCCCCGTATGATCCGTTTATTATCGGATTGGATATGGAACGGTCCATCCTGTATAATCGGATTAACCAACGTGTGGATAACATGATAGAAGCGGGCTTGCTGGAAGAGGTAGCAACTCTTATCGAGAAAGGTTATAAAAATTGTCAGTCTATGCATGCCATTGGCTACAAAGAAATCGTAGCTTACCTGGATCATCGGTTGTCATTGGAAGATGCGGTCCATGCTGTAAAGCAACATTCACGCAAATATGCGAAGAGACAGCTCACATGGTTCCGGAATAAATTGGATGTCCATTGGTATCAGCTTACCGAAAAAGAAAGTTCGCAACAAAAGAAATTAATTTTAAAAGATTTAGCAGGATTTTTGCAGGAATAA
- a CDS encoding Na+/H+ antiporter subunit A: MTLLHWAVLSPFIAAIFIPFLYKYLKRIHTGWFVLIVPLVLFIYLLSFIPRTSSGEVILNTLNWVPSLGINFDVYLDGLSLLFTLLITGIGALVVLYSIYYLSKQKEKLNNFYVYLLMFMGAMLGVVLSDNLIVIYVFWEVTSIASSLLISYWYTREKSIYGAQKSMYITVFGGLSMLGGFSLLYVIAGTFSIRELIANADLVMASSLFIPAMILVLLGAFTKSAQFPFHIWLPDAMEAPTPVSAYLHSATMVKAGIYLVARLTGVFGGAPEWFWIITSAGLITLTWGSISAVRQKDLKGILAYSTVSQLGLIMSLLGAGSAAFYFQDGDNALYMTAILAAVFHLINHATFKGSLFMAAGIIDHETGTRDVRKLGGLMTIMPVTATISLIGLASMAGLPPFNGFLSKELFLTGMLNVTEYGIFNLETFGIIIPIIAWIASVLTFLYCILMFYRTFMGKLDMSKLSVKHVHEAPVGMLISPIILAALVIVFGLFPNLLAYSIIEPAMAAIAPGILSPGEFFDVHISHWHGFSAELFMTIGIIVLGLILFMTFKKWENSAFYRGERDVLNSAYDWGYEGLIKGSQSLTRLQMTGRLRDYFIYMCTFIILILAYTMYRFSLPSIQSLDLSPVPIYMWIIMLVFVGSVLIVPFINNRVALIITTGVSGFIVALLFVLFRAPDLALTQLLIESVSVILFMLVFYHLPNLKKVKTPSKTKAIKLIVSIGFGLMITLGSLSTFSMGQNTGYDSISEFYTENAKEEAGGYNIVNVILVDFRGMDTMLEILVLSMAALAVVSLIRLRFKGSEDI; encoded by the coding sequence TTGACGTTATTACATTGGGCTGTATTGTCACCATTTATCGCAGCCATATTCATTCCATTCTTGTATAAGTACTTAAAAAGAATACATACTGGCTGGTTTGTTTTAATTGTGCCCCTGGTACTATTCATTTATTTATTATCATTTATACCAAGAACATCATCAGGAGAAGTGATTTTAAATACATTGAACTGGGTGCCTTCCCTCGGTATAAACTTTGATGTGTATCTGGATGGGTTAAGCTTACTTTTCACATTATTGATTACCGGGATTGGGGCATTAGTAGTCCTCTACTCTATTTACTACTTATCTAAACAAAAAGAAAAACTCAACAATTTCTATGTTTATCTACTAATGTTTATGGGTGCCATGCTGGGAGTTGTACTTTCTGATAACTTAATTGTTATTTATGTTTTCTGGGAAGTAACAAGTATTGCTTCCTCATTATTAATCAGTTATTGGTATACGAGAGAAAAATCAATATATGGTGCGCAAAAATCAATGTATATCACTGTTTTTGGCGGATTATCCATGCTTGGTGGTTTTTCATTACTTTACGTTATTGCAGGCACATTCAGTATCAGAGAGCTCATTGCCAACGCTGACCTTGTGATGGCAAGCAGTTTATTTATTCCGGCAATGATTCTTGTCTTACTAGGAGCATTCACCAAGTCTGCGCAATTTCCATTTCATATTTGGCTGCCGGACGCGATGGAAGCTCCAACACCTGTGAGTGCTTATCTACATTCTGCCACCATGGTTAAGGCAGGTATTTATCTTGTTGCAAGATTAACAGGCGTTTTTGGCGGTGCGCCAGAGTGGTTCTGGATTATTACATCAGCAGGACTCATCACATTAACCTGGGGTTCTATCTCAGCAGTACGTCAAAAAGATTTAAAAGGTATCTTGGCATATTCCACAGTCAGTCAGCTCGGTTTAATTATGAGCTTGCTGGGAGCAGGTTCTGCTGCATTTTATTTTCAGGACGGGGATAATGCATTATACATGACTGCTATTTTAGCAGCAGTATTTCATTTAATTAATCATGCTACCTTTAAAGGAAGCCTGTTTATGGCAGCTGGAATTATTGACCATGAAACAGGAACAAGAGATGTTCGAAAACTGGGCGGTTTAATGACCATCATGCCTGTGACAGCAACGATTTCACTGATTGGTCTTGCCTCTATGGCAGGTCTGCCTCCATTTAATGGATTCTTAAGTAAGGAATTGTTTCTTACTGGGATGTTAAACGTCACAGAGTACGGCATTTTTAATTTGGAAACATTTGGTATCATCATTCCGATTATTGCCTGGATTGCTAGTGTGTTGACCTTCCTATACTGTATTCTCATGTTTTACAGAACATTTATGGGTAAACTCGACATGAGCAAATTAAGTGTTAAACACGTGCATGAAGCACCAGTTGGTATGCTGATCAGTCCGATTATACTAGCCGCTCTCGTTATTGTATTCGGACTTTTCCCTAACTTGCTGGCCTATTCTATTATTGAGCCTGCTATGGCAGCTATTGCACCGGGGATTCTTTCTCCAGGGGAGTTTTTTGATGTACACATCTCCCATTGGCATGGCTTTTCTGCCGAGCTCTTTATGACGATTGGTATTATTGTTTTAGGCCTTATTCTGTTTATGACATTTAAAAAATGGGAGAACTCTGCCTTTTACCGCGGAGAGCGCGATGTATTAAACAGTGCCTATGATTGGGGATATGAAGGTTTAATCAAAGGTTCACAAAGCCTAACCCGTCTGCAAATGACCGGACGGTTACGGGATTACTTTATTTACATGTGCACGTTTATTATCCTGATTCTGGCTTATACGATGTATCGCTTTAGTCTGCCGTCAATTCAGTCTCTGGACTTGTCACCGGTCCCAATTTATATGTGGATCATTATGCTCGTTTTTGTCGGGTCTGTCTTGATTGTTCCATTTATTAATAATCGGGTAGCTTTGATTATTACGACTGGTGTCAGTGGATTTATTGTAGCTCTATTATTTGTCCTATTCAGAGCTCCTGATTTGGCATTAACGCAGCTGCTTATTGAATCCGTATCTGTTATCCTGTTTATGCTTGTCTTTTACCATTTACCTAATTTGAAAAAGGTAAAGACACCATCGAAAACGAAAGCAATCAAATTAATTGTTTCCATCGGTTTCGGATTAATGATTACACTCGGTTCATTGTCAACTTTCTCTATGGGACAGAATACGGGTTATGATTCTATTTCAGAGTTTTATACAGAAAACGCCAAAGAAGAAGCGGGAGGATATAATATTGTTAACGTCATCTTAGTAGACTTCCGTGGCATGGATACGATGTTAGAAATACTTGTTCTTTCCATGGCTGCATTAGCTGTTGTCAGCTTAATTCGTTTGCGTTTTAAAGGGAGTGAGGATATATGA
- the mnhG gene encoding monovalent cation/H(+) antiporter subunit G translates to MIDILVAIFVVIGVFFAVVSAIGIVRLKDVYSRAHASGKSATLGVIFIMLAVFIHFLSQGIMNAKVLLAIVFLFLTAPVASLMITRSAYRTGVKLDKNTGIDDLKEMYETNQNQSK, encoded by the coding sequence ATGATTGATATACTTGTAGCTATTTTTGTTGTCATTGGTGTATTTTTTGCTGTAGTTAGTGCAATTGGCATTGTCAGGTTAAAAGACGTCTATAGCCGTGCTCATGCTTCTGGTAAAAGTGCAACATTAGGTGTTATTTTCATCATGTTGGCTGTGTTCATTCACTTTTTATCCCAGGGTATCATGAATGCAAAAGTACTATTAGCTATTGTCTTCTTATTCCTGACAGCTCCGGTAGCCAGCTTAATGATAACGAGATCTGCCTACCGTACTGGTGTGAAACTCGATAAGAATACAGGAATCGATGATTTAAAGGAAATGTATGAAACAAATCAGAACCAATCCAAATAA
- a CDS encoding Na(+)/H(+) antiporter subunit F1, whose translation MFDTVLIVALSALSIALLLLFIRVIAGPSTQDRILALDAIGVLLVGVIGILMILQDTSVFSDIVLVLTILGFVGTLSLSKFLERGVIIEHDD comes from the coding sequence ATGTTTGATACAGTTTTAATCGTGGCATTAAGCGCACTCTCCATCGCACTTCTATTGTTGTTTATCCGTGTTATTGCCGGTCCTTCTACACAGGATAGAATTTTGGCTTTGGATGCAATAGGTGTTCTGCTAGTCGGTGTTATCGGGATTTTAATGATTTTACAAGATACATCCGTATTCTCAGACATTGTTCTCGTACTGACTATTTTGGGTTTTGTTGGAACGTTGAGTCTCTCAAAATTCCTGGAAAGAGGTGTTATTATTGAGCACGATGATTGA
- a CDS encoding Na(+)/H(+) antiporter subunit B, producing the protein MMQKPNNMMLQTLARLIIVIVLSFSIYLLLAGHNSPGGGFVGGLMTASAILILYLSFDIKSIQAVIRFDYVKIVGIGLLLAALTGVISMVFGFPFMKQFFDYFTLPILGEVELTTAMLFDLGVYFVVLASALKIILTIAEDDK; encoded by the coding sequence ATGATGCAAAAGCCCAATAATATGATGCTGCAGACATTAGCGAGATTAATTATTGTGATTGTCCTCTCCTTTTCCATCTATCTATTACTGGCAGGACATAACAGTCCTGGGGGAGGATTTGTCGGCGGTCTGATGACAGCAAGCGCTATTCTGATTCTGTACCTTTCATTTGACATTAAATCAATCCAAGCTGTTATTCGATTTGATTATGTAAAAATAGTTGGTATCGGGTTACTTTTGGCTGCTTTGACAGGTGTCATATCCATGGTATTCGGTTTTCCTTTTATGAAGCAGTTCTTTGACTATTTCACGCTTCCTATTCTGGGAGAAGTCGAATTGACTACCGCTATGTTATTCGATTTAGGCGTTTACTTTGTTGTTCTGGCCAGTGCGCTGAAAATTATTCTAACGATTGCGGAGGATGATAAATAA
- a CDS encoding Na+/H+ antiporter subunit E, producing MPFQILINVLLAILWMFLQNEYTAVNFISGYVIGILILFIIRRFLKFEFYLKRVWAIIKLIYLFIVELIKANIDVVKVVLKPKQDHQPGIVAVRTKLESHFEISILAALITLTPGTISMDFSQDSKTIYIHSLDVPDKESMIKNVHDSFEKAIMEVTK from the coding sequence ATGCCTTTTCAAATATTAATAAATGTTTTGCTCGCGATACTCTGGATGTTTTTACAAAATGAGTATACAGCCGTAAACTTTATTTCCGGTTATGTGATAGGAATCCTGATTTTATTTATCATACGTCGTTTCCTTAAGTTTGAGTTTTATTTAAAAAGAGTCTGGGCTATCATTAAATTAATTTATCTGTTTATTGTTGAATTAATTAAAGCAAATATTGATGTTGTGAAAGTAGTACTTAAACCAAAACAAGATCACCAGCCTGGAATTGTTGCTGTAAGAACAAAATTAGAATCCCATTTTGAGATTTCTATTCTTGCTGCATTAATTACATTAACTCCTGGAACCATTTCTATGGATTTTTCACAAGACAGCAAGACCATTTACATTCACTCTTTAGATGTTCCAGATAAAGAATCCATGATTAAAAATGTTCATGATTCTTTTGAAAAAGCCATTATGGAGGTGACGAAATAA
- the sigK gene encoding RNA polymerase sporulation sigma factor SigK, which translates to MSVVLSALGLFIKEALFFVSYVKNQSFPQPLSPKEEAKYIQLMQEGDEDARNKLIEHNLRLVAHLVKKFENTGEDMEDLISIGTIGLIKGVESFSTGKGTKLATYAARCVENEILMHLRALKKVKKDVSLHDPIGQDKEGNEISLIDILEAENENVIEYIQLNMEISKIEQYFSILDSREREVIVYRYGLNDQEEMTQREIAKKLNISRSYVSRIEKRALMKVFHEYYRNEHPSH; encoded by the coding sequence TTGTCTGTTGTATTATCTGCACTTGGACTATTTATTAAAGAAGCATTATTTTTTGTCTCTTATGTCAAGAACCAGTCTTTCCCCCAGCCACTATCCCCGAAGGAAGAAGCAAAATACATCCAATTGATGCAGGAAGGAGATGAAGATGCCAGAAACAAACTGATTGAACATAATCTCCGTCTCGTAGCCCATCTGGTCAAAAAATTTGAAAACACCGGCGAGGATATGGAGGACTTAATCTCTATCGGTACGATTGGTTTAATCAAAGGGGTGGAAAGTTTTTCTACCGGCAAAGGAACAAAACTGGCCACCTACGCGGCACGTTGTGTGGAAAATGAAATACTGATGCACTTAAGAGCTCTTAAGAAAGTCAAAAAAGATGTCTCTCTACACGATCCGATTGGGCAGGATAAAGAAGGAAATGAAATCAGCTTAATCGATATATTAGAAGCTGAAAATGAAAATGTGATTGAATATATTCAATTAAACATGGAAATTTCCAAGATTGAACAGTATTTCTCCATCTTAGACAGCAGGGAACGGGAAGTAATCGTGTATCGTTACGGATTAAACGACCAGGAGGAAATGACGCAGCGGGAGATTGCCAAGAAACTGAATATCTCCAGAAGCTATGTATCGCGCATTGAGAAGCGTGCCCTAATGAAAGTATTCCATGAGTATTATCGGAACGAACACCCTTCCCATTAA
- the mutL gene encoding DNA mismatch repair endonuclease MutL codes for MPIEQMPDSLANKIAAGEVVERPASVVKEIMENSIDAGATWIRIDVHEAGLSEIRIVDNGSGIAATDVEKAFLPHATSKISTETDLFHVKTLGFRGEALASIASVSRLSIHSSQGDSAGVALELEGGEVVKRGKSDARQGTEIVVRDLFYNTPARLKYMKSLHTELGHISDVLNRMALAHPEIRIEATHNGKGLLKTSGNKDMLQVISQVYGMSVAKQMSPVTYKTVDFTITGYVAKPEVTRASRNYMSTIINGRFIRNVVLNKAIIEGYHTLLPIGRSPIVILSIEMDSILVDVNVHPAKLEVRFSKEKELYEAVKDMIQTHFRKMTLIPEVKKKPEPKEKSEQHAFQFETDAVNPFQEKASVFKQAEPIIKENNPVQNEEPAVIRDENRYIEAETNEPEPSIQQEEIVPERPLNDVSPPSQTEEKTEQQPRVPMMYPIGQLQGTYIMAQNENGLYMVDQHAAQERVKYEFFKRKLGKPINESQELLIPMTFDFSKKEAIFIEEAKDALEKAGLFFEPFGNQTYVIRSHPTWFPAGLEEEIIREMVDQFIRESAVDVEKIREEAAILMSCKRSIKANHYLTTEEMFQLLEDLRNTTDPFTCPHGRPIIVHFSTYELEKMFKRIM; via the coding sequence ATGCCAATTGAACAAATGCCGGATAGCCTGGCAAATAAAATAGCAGCCGGAGAAGTGGTAGAGCGCCCTGCTTCGGTTGTCAAAGAAATCATGGAAAATAGTATTGATGCGGGTGCTACCTGGATACGAATCGATGTACATGAAGCCGGATTATCGGAAATACGTATTGTCGATAATGGCTCCGGCATTGCTGCAACGGATGTGGAGAAAGCTTTTTTACCCCATGCAACCAGTAAAATTAGTACAGAGACGGACCTTTTCCATGTGAAAACACTCGGCTTCCGCGGGGAGGCGCTGGCAAGTATTGCATCAGTAAGCAGACTCTCTATTCATTCATCACAAGGGGACTCGGCAGGAGTAGCGCTGGAATTAGAAGGCGGAGAAGTTGTCAAAAGAGGGAAAAGTGATGCCCGCCAAGGTACGGAAATCGTTGTCCGTGATTTATTCTACAATACGCCTGCACGGTTAAAATATATGAAAAGCCTGCATACCGAATTGGGACATATATCCGACGTATTGAACCGGATGGCGCTGGCGCACCCGGAAATCCGAATCGAAGCAACGCATAATGGGAAAGGGCTGCTGAAAACATCCGGAAATAAAGATATGTTGCAAGTCATTTCACAAGTGTACGGGATGAGTGTTGCAAAACAAATGTCCCCTGTAACGTATAAAACAGTCGATTTTACGATTACCGGTTATGTAGCAAAGCCGGAAGTAACAAGAGCTTCCAGAAATTATATGTCAACGATTATTAATGGCAGATTTATCCGTAACGTGGTATTAAATAAAGCCATTATAGAAGGATACCATACATTGTTACCGATTGGTCGTTCTCCCATTGTCATCCTTTCTATCGAGATGGATTCCATCCTTGTTGATGTGAATGTGCACCCTGCCAAACTGGAGGTCCGCTTCAGTAAAGAAAAAGAGCTTTATGAAGCTGTTAAAGATATGATTCAGACCCATTTCCGGAAGATGACGCTGATTCCGGAGGTGAAGAAAAAGCCGGAGCCGAAAGAAAAATCGGAGCAGCATGCTTTTCAGTTTGAGACGGATGCTGTTAACCCATTTCAAGAGAAAGCCAGCGTATTTAAACAAGCAGAACCGATTATCAAGGAAAATAATCCGGTTCAAAATGAAGAACCTGCTGTTATTCGTGACGAGAACAGGTATATAGAAGCTGAAACAAATGAACCGGAACCATCTATCCAGCAGGAAGAAATCGTTCCTGAAAGGCCTTTAAATGATGTTTCGCCCCCTTCTCAGACAGAAGAAAAAACAGAGCAGCAGCCGCGGGTACCGATGATGTATCCAATCGGTCAATTGCAAGGGACCTATATTATGGCGCAAAATGAAAATGGATTGTATATGGTTGACCAGCATGCTGCGCAAGAACGGGTCAAATATGAATTTTTTAAACGCAAACTCGGCAAGCCAATCAATGAGTCACAGGAGCTTTTAATCCCGATGACCTTTGATTTTTCTAAAAAAGAAGCTATCTTTATTGAAGAAGCAAAAGATGCATTAGAAAAAGCAGGTTTATTTTTCGAACCATTTGGTAATCAGACCTATGTTATCCGTTCTCATCCTACTTGGTTCCCGGCGGGTCTTGAAGAAGAAATCATCCGGGAAATGGTGGATCAGTTCATTCGGGAATCTGCAGTCGATGTAGAAAAAATACGGGAAGAAGCAGCGATATTGATGTCTTGTAAAAGATCTATCAAAGCGAATCATTATTTAACAACGGAAGAAATGTTCCAGTTGCTGGAAGATTTACGCAATACAACAGATCCCTTTACTTGTCCGCACGGAAGACCAATTATTGTTCATTTTTCTACCTATGAACTGGAAAAAATGTTTAAACGTATTATGTAA
- a CDS encoding Na(+)/H(+) antiporter subunit C: protein MELLMSIIIGIVFSVTVYLLMSKKLLRVIAGTLLLSHAVHLLLLTMSGLQRGASPILSFDAETYTDPLPQALVLTAIVISFGVTSILLVMAYRTYKVHKTDDLEELRGSADE, encoded by the coding sequence ATGGAACTACTCATGTCAATTATAATAGGGATCGTTTTTAGCGTAACCGTCTACTTGCTTATGTCTAAAAAATTGCTCCGCGTGATTGCAGGAACATTATTACTTTCCCACGCTGTCCATCTGTTATTGTTAACAATGTCGGGACTGCAGCGCGGCGCTTCACCTATATTAAGTTTTGATGCGGAAACATATACGGATCCTTTACCACAGGCGTTAGTACTGACAGCAATTGTTATCAGCTTTGGTGTGACTTCCATATTGTTAGTAATGGCCTATCGCACCTATAAAGTCCATAAAACAGACGATTTAGAAGAATTAAGGGGTTCTGCAGATGAGTAA
- a CDS encoding Na+/H+ antiporter subunit D encodes MSNVIILPIIIPFIIGAILILLYKRHTVQRVLSGITMLALLALSVYLAVYVYQHGTVVLDVGDWEAPFGIVIVADLLSTLMLVLSTLIGTICMFFAFQTVARDREKQFFYPLYLFLMIGVNGSFLTGDLFNLFVFFEVMLIASYGLIVHGGTGYQLRESFKYVVINVFASALFIVGIAWIYSITGTMNMAHIAERVAELDQTGALNIVAIMLFIVFASKGALFPLYFWLPHSYYGPPAAIAALFGGLLTKVGIYAIIRTFTLIFNHDINFTHKGVIVTIAGITMIIGALGAIAQVDFKRMLSYLIISQVSFMVMGLGIFTPLAVAGAVFYIIHHMIVEPALFLFAGATKKVTGTTDLRKMGGLLGTHPWLSWLFFISAISLAGIPPLSGFFSKFSLILAGFEEHQYVIAAAALLAGLLTLISMMKVFSFAFWGKQKHSAEQAKISVGKLLLPILPLVALTIILGFAAEPVFNYSMEVAEDILNPTNYIESVLKE; translated from the coding sequence ATGAGTAATGTAATCATTTTGCCGATTATTATACCTTTCATAATCGGCGCTATACTGATACTTCTATATAAAAGACACACGGTTCAGCGTGTGCTAAGCGGAATCACAATGCTGGCTCTGCTGGCACTTTCCGTTTACTTAGCAGTTTATGTCTATCAACATGGAACAGTTGTATTGGACGTAGGAGATTGGGAAGCACCTTTCGGAATTGTCATTGTTGCAGATTTGCTTTCCACTCTGATGCTGGTTCTGTCTACGTTGATCGGGACAATTTGTATGTTTTTTGCATTTCAGACTGTTGCCCGGGATAGAGAAAAACAGTTTTTCTATCCGCTTTATCTTTTCTTGATGATTGGAGTAAATGGCTCTTTTCTAACTGGAGATTTATTTAACCTGTTTGTATTTTTTGAAGTGATGCTAATTGCCTCTTATGGATTAATTGTTCATGGCGGAACAGGCTATCAATTAAGAGAATCCTTTAAATACGTTGTGATTAACGTTTTTGCTTCTGCCCTTTTCATTGTCGGAATCGCTTGGATTTATTCCATTACCGGAACCATGAATATGGCGCACATAGCTGAGCGTGTTGCGGAGCTGGATCAGACTGGAGCATTAAATATTGTAGCAATTATGCTATTTATTGTTTTTGCGTCCAAGGGGGCATTATTCCCATTATATTTTTGGCTTCCGCACTCTTATTATGGACCGCCGGCAGCCATCGCCGCATTATTTGGCGGCCTTTTAACCAAGGTAGGAATTTATGCCATTATCCGAACATTTACGCTGATTTTCAATCATGATATCAACTTCACTCATAAAGGGGTTATCGTCACCATTGCAGGTATCACAATGATCATTGGTGCACTCGGAGCGATAGCACAAGTTGATTTCAAACGGATGCTTTCTTACCTGATTATCAGTCAAGTAAGTTTTATGGTAATGGGCTTAGGAATTTTCACTCCGCTTGCAGTCGCTGGAGCTGTTTTCTATATTATTCATCATATGATTGTGGAACCAGCACTATTTTTATTTGCAGGCGCCACCAAAAAGGTTACTGGAACAACGGATTTAAGAAAAATGGGAGGGCTTCTTGGTACGCATCCCTGGCTGAGCTGGCTATTCTTTATCTCCGCAATTTCCTTGGCAGGTATTCCGCCGCTAAGTGGATTCTTTAGTAAATTTTCACTTATATTGGCAGGCTTTGAAGAGCACCAATATGTGATTGCCGCAGCAGCCTTGCTGGCAGGATTACTGACATTAATTTCTATGATGAAAGTTTTCAGCTTTGCCTTTTGGGGCAAGCAAAAACATAGTGCAGAACAAGCAAAAATCTCCGTAGGGAAACTTTTATTGCCTATCTTGCCTCTGGTTGCTCTGACCATTATTTTAGGTTTTGCAGCGGAACCAGTTTTCAATTATTCAATGGAAGTTGCGGAAGATATTTTAAACCCTACAAATTATATTGAATCTGTGCTGAAGGAGTAG
- the hfq gene encoding RNA chaperone Hfq — MAQSVNIQDQYLNQLRKNHVFVTVFLTNGFQLRGVLKAFDNFTVLLETDGKQQLIFKHAISTFSPSKNVEIEKE, encoded by the coding sequence ATGGCCCAATCCGTTAATATTCAAGATCAATATTTAAACCAATTGCGAAAGAATCATGTTTTTGTAACTGTTTTTTTAACCAATGGTTTTCAGTTAAGAGGGGTATTAAAAGCATTTGATAATTTTACCGTATTGCTGGAAACGGATGGCAAACAACAACTTATTTTTAAACATGCTATTTCTACATTTTCTCCATCAAAAAATGTGGAGATTGAAAAAGAATAG